The Balneolales bacterium ANBcel1 genome segment GGTTTCGTGCCTTCTCCTGTAGCCTCATCAGAAGTCAAGAGCGATGGCTCATCACCTTTGCCGTCGGACTCAATAGCATCAAATAATCCTCCTGGCGGGATATCCAGCTTGTAATCACCGTTTTCAATGACTTCCAGAGTTTCAATCCGGAACTTTTTACCTGCCTTGCTTTTATACTCAAACTTCACCACCTCGTCATTGAATGTCTCATCCATTTTCCGCAACTGATCCTTCACCCTTTTGCGGCACTCAATGGCAAAATCAAGCAACTCCCTGGCATCATCTTCATCAAACTCACCATGGGGGAAAATCACCTTTACCAGGCCTGAGAAGGTCTTCTCGATTGATACCCTGTCCCGGGTCGTGATGCTATCCGAGAGGTCAAAATACTTCCTGTAGGATTGCATAAAATCTTCCTTTCGCAAGTCCTTCAGGATCTCAGACACATAATCAACCACAAACCCGTAATCAGTGGTAAACATCTCATTGCGCAACTTCTGGACCTCCCAGCCCGGAAGGTAGCAGTGAACACGATCTAAAAAAGCGGAATCGTAGTAATCCTTTGGTAACGCATCAAAAAGATCCGAATGCTTCAGCATGTAGGGCACGGAGTGGTCGGTGTTGCCAACATAGGCCATGGACGCCTCGGCCTGGTACACATGCGTCCCACGAGAAAAGGATTTGTTAGCCATGTAATTCTTGAGGATATCAACCAGTGCCTGATCCACTTTCTTGCTTTTACCGGCAAATTCATCATAAGCAACCACGTCCCAATACCCTACCAGTCCGATGTCTCCGGTGCTGTTGTTGACAAACAGTTTGGCCTTGGAAACCTCACCCCCGGAAATCAGGATGCCATGCGGTGACAGTTCGGAATACAGATGGCTTTTCCCGGTTCCTTTTGGACCCAGTTCGATCAGGTTGTAATTCTTTTCGGCAAACGGAACCAGTCGGGTCAACTGCAACAGTTTTGACCGGTTGGAAAACACCTCCGGATTCAGGCCAATGGATTGCATCAGCAGATCCATCCACTCGTCTTTCGTAAAATTCTTGCGGATCTCCTTGTACTCATCC includes the following:
- the brxL gene encoding BREX system Lon protease-like protein BrxL; protein product: MKELDVKVNEQFAGKVVRKDLTNLIKGNASIPAYVLEYLLGQYCATDDEETIKQGVETVKDIIAKHFVHRDEAQTIKSTVREKGSHRIIDKVSVRLNDKKDIYETSFDNLGLKKVPIGDRFIKKHPKLLSEGVWCIITLGYQVSDERDTLPWVIEQLKPIQISGVDVDEYKEIRKNFTKDEWMDLLMQSIGLNPEVFSNRSKLLQLTRLVPFAEKNYNLIELGPKGTGKSHLYSELSPHGILISGGEVSKAKLFVNNSTGDIGLVGYWDVVAYDEFAGKSKKVDQALVDILKNYMANKSFSRGTHVYQAEASMAYVGNTDHSVPYMLKHSDLFDALPKDYYDSAFLDRVHCYLPGWEVQKLRNEMFTTDYGFVVDYVSEILKDLRKEDFMQSYRKYFDLSDSITTRDRVSIEKTFSGLVKVIFPHGEFDEDDARELLDFAIECRKRVKDQLRKMDETFNDEVVKFEYKSKAGKKFRIETLEVIENGDYKLDIPPGGLFDAIESDGKGDEPSLLTSDEATGEGTKPATDSGESGGTVTQTAPVDPAKKTAIEDKPVAGQKVIRENQTGVSYKKLFGPYLQGASRITVTDPYIRLPYQLRNFMEFARLVAETKQPDEEVVIHLRTYNNEDYLEGAKDKFSEMQESLEPTGIFFTYEFDENLHDRSIEIDNGWKIILGRGMDIYQKTGGWHDIAEHYQEVRLCKGCEITYLRENYGK